ACGCCGTAGCCTTCCATCGCTTCCGCGGCCGCTCCCGGCACCCGGGCGGCCAGCTCATCGGCGGTGGCCGCCGTTCCCGTTGCGGTCGATACCGTAAGCACCGGGCCGAGGACGGCCGGCAAGCCTGCCGCTTGCAGCGCCGCCGTCAGCCGGCCGGCCAGCTCGGCGTCGACATCGCACCGGGCCGAGCCGAATCCGAGCTCGTCCACGCTGCGGAAGCCTTCCGGCGTCTCGGCGCCGAGATCGGCCGCGACGATCCCGCTCGCGACGACGAGCGAGCCGATGTCCGCCCGGCCGGCGAATCCGCCGGCGATGCCGGCGCTGATCGCGAGCCGGTAGTCCCCGGCGGCGAGCGCCGATGCCGTGCTGGCGGCCGCCGATGCCGGGCCGACGCCGCCGGCCACGACGTCGAAGCCGCTCGCGCCGCGCAAACCGCGCAGCACCGCGTCGCGTTCGGCGTCCACCGCGGTGACGATCAGCACGCGCTTTTCTGCAGGCTGACTGTCCGTATCTTGCCCTGCCGCAGGCGTGCTTTTTTTCGAATCCGAATGCATAAGCCGTACTCCCCTTTGAACCTTTAAAAAATCATTACTTACCATTATAGTGAATCCGTCCGCTTTATCCAACCGAGTCCGTGCAGGAGACGGCCAGCCCGGAAGCTTGTCCCGATTGTCATTCGGATGAGGTATCGCGACGGGCCGACCGAACTAATAACGAACATCCGTGCCGCTTTCGCCGAAATAAACGGGACATCCGCAACTTAAAGGAACTGCGGTGCGCTAATTCGGCGAATATCGGCACTTCCGCAACTTAGAGGAACTGTGGTGCGTTAATTCGGCGAATATGGATAAATCCGGAGCTTAGAGGAACTGTGGTGCGCTAATTCGGCGAATATAGGCACTTCCGCAACTTAGAGGAACTGTGGTGCGTTAATTCGGCGAAAATCGGCACTTCGGCCCGTAAAACTTACAAATAGAGAACCACAGTTCCTCTAATTTTAACAAATCCCCCGAATTGGCCGTTTTAGCGAACGCCAGTTCCTCTATTTTGACCGCTGAACCGCTGCCGACCACCGATAACCGCCCCCCGTTCGTTCGGCCCTTTTCGGGTTACCTACACGCGAAGCACGCCCTCCCGGGATAAGGTCAGCTTCTCGAGGCCGTCCGGCGTAATGGCGTAGCTGTTTTCGATGCCGACGACGCCACGCCCGGGAAACGTAAACTTCGGCTCGATCGCGATGACCATGCCCGGCTCCAGCGGATAGGCGAAGCCTTTGGCGAGCACGGGCAGCTCGTCGATTTCGAGGCCGATGCCGTGCCCGAGAAATTTCACCTGGTCGTCGGCATAGCCCATGAAGTGCTCGCTTAGTCCGGCCTCCGCCGCCTGCTCCAGCGCGGCCGCGTACAGGCTTTCGCTGACGGTGCCGGGCCGGAGCCGCTCCTCCGCGCTGCGCAAAATGCGCTCGGACACCGCGTAAGCCCGGGCGAGCTCCTCCGGCAGCTCGCCGATCACGGCGGTGCGCGTCTGGTCGATCACGTAGCCGTCGATGCAGCAGCCGATATCGAGCAGGATCGGCTCATCGCGCCTGAAGCTGCGGCGCCCGGCGCTTTGCGGGCTCGCCGGGCTCAAGCCCTGGCCGCCGGCCGGGCCGTCGAAGTAGGTCGGCATCGCCGCCGCCGCGCCGCCGCCCACCATGCCGGTTACAATCTCCTGATTGTAACCGCGCATCCGCATGAGGCCGAGATGGCCTCTTCGGCGTATAAAATATTCGATCTCGCTCATCAGCTCGAACTCGGCCATCCCTTCGCGCAGCACGCCGAGAGCATGCTCCAGCGCTTCGTCGATCAGCCGCGCCGCTTCGCGGATGCGGTCGAGCTCGTACGCGCTTTTGATCATCCGCGTCTCGCGGATCAGCATCGAGCCGTCGGCCCACATTACGCCGGGAAGCAGCTGCTGCAGCCGCTGAAACTGCTGCACCGGCAGCACGTCGTATTCGGTGGCGACGATCGGCTGCGGCCCGTCCGCGCCGCCCGCAAGCAGCTGCGGGAACTGCGCCTTAAGCCGTTCCCCCCACGTGCGCATCGAGCCGACCGGCCGGACCGCGACCGCCGCTTCCTCCTCCGCCCGCACGACGCTGCGGCGCACATAAAACATCGGCTCGCCCTCGGCCGGCACGAACAAATAACCGGTTTGCATCGAGCCGGTCAAATAGTAAATATCCACGTTTTGCGTAACGAGGAAACCGCTCAGCTCCTTGGCCTGCAGTTTTTGCTGAAAACGGCTTATCCTCTCCAAAAATTCGGCCTTTTCCATACCGCTCGCTCTCCCCCTCAAGCTTTCGCATCAATTCTCTCGCCGCTTAGCCGGTTTCGGAACAACCACGGTCCCGCCGCCCGTTAACCCTTCATCCTGCGCACAAGCCGCTCCATCGCTGCCGCCATCTCGCTTCGCGGCAGACGCACGCGCTCTCCGTGACCCGGCAGCACCCACTCGAACGATTCGCCGGCGAGCCGCTCCATCGACGCCGTCTGCTCCGGCCAGGAATACCAGCAATAATCGTCAAAAGCTTCCAGCTCCTGCGTATGCCGGTCCCACGCGAGATGATCGCCGGTAAACAAATAAGTCTCCCGGTACAGCAGCACGATATGCCCCTTCGTATGTCCCGGGACCGGCACGATGCGAAAATCCCCGTCCCAATCGATCGGGTCCGTACCTTGAACAAAATGCTCCGCATCCGGCTGCGCGGACCGTTCCGCTTCGTGAATGATCCGCTTCGCGCCAAAGCGCTCCGCATACTGTGCCGCATCGGCAATATCGTCGCGGTGGGTGAGAAAAATCGTATCGATGCCGCCCATCTCCTCGAACTTGCGCACCAACGCCGGAATCCATCTCGGCGCATCGATCAGCCAATTGCCTTCCGGCCGCTGAATAAAATAGCTGCTGCCGCCGAACGATTTTGCAGAGGTGAAGCCGCAGTAGTAGACGTTCTCATGCAGCCGCAGCGGAAAATCGTCCATCGCCGCGGCAAGCCCTTCCTTGCGTTCGCTGCCGATCGCCGCCGTCGGACAAGCGAGCAGCGCCTGAAACGCCCGCCGCACCTCGTCTTCGCTTTCCGGCTGGCGGGTTACCGCCGAATAACCGCCGATTTCGCTGAAGCTGCCGGGAGCCAGCTGCCGGCATGTGTCGCAATCGATACAGGCCGAGTTTACGTAGAAATCGCCCGGCACGTTGGTGCTGAGCCGCCTTTTTTCCGTCATCCGCCAATCCCTCCCCGGTGACCTTCGCTTTAAAAATAACAATACCCCTTCGACGCCCAAAATGCAAAACGCGAAAAAAAGACTGCCCCAGCCATTTGATGACTTGGGACAGTACTTTCGGTTAATTGATAAATTGCATGAATTGCAGCATCCGTTTCAGCATAACCGCCGCTTGCGCGCGAGTGGCATCCGCTTTTGCCGAGAACAAGTTCTCATTGGTGCCTTGAATCACGCCTGCGGCCAAAGCCTGGGCAACCGCATCTCTCGACCAGTCCGCAATGTCCGCGCGGTCTGCGAACTTGCCCAGCGCGGCTTGATCGGCAGCGACTTCTTTGCCGCCCGCCTTCATGGCTCTGGCGATCATCGCCGCCATCTGCTCTCTTGTTATGCCGGCATCCGGCCGGAACGTTCCGTCCTCGAAGCCGGAAACAAGACCCGCCTTGACGGCAGCGGCTGTCGAACCGGCAAACCAGTCGGTGCGCTTGACATCTTTAAATTCGCCGGCGGCACCGTTCGCATCCGCAAGACCGAGCGCCCGAACGAGCAGTGCTGCAAATTCGGCCCGGGTAATGCGGTCATCCGGCGAGAACAGCTTATCGCTTGTGCCGTTTACAATGAGCTTGCCCGCGAGCAGCTCGACTTCCGTTTTGGCCCAATGTCCCTGAAGGTCTTCGAACGTCTTTCCGGTACGGACAACCGTATAAATGCTGTTGTGCGGCGAACGTATCGTCGCTTCCGCTCCGTTCACGAGCGCAGGCACGAAGTGCAGCTGCCCGTTCGCGCCGAACCAGACCGCCGTCACCTTGTCGGGATCGTCCGCAGGCGTATGCAGGGTCAAAATACGATCCACATAAACCCCGCCAAAATCGGTCACCTCTTCGCCGCCCGCCGTCAGGCTGAACTGGGCGGGGGTTGCGAGCTGTACGGCTCCCGTAATGCGGGCCGCCGCTTCGATAGCTTCGCCGGCTTTGCCCGATACCCTGGAGATGGTCAAACTGACGGCTCCGTTTTTCGTCAAATTTTTAAGGAGCCCGACCGGCAATATATATGCCGTGCCGTCCGCTTTGATCTGCAGCTTGGCCGCAAAGGCGCTTTCGGCAGACCCGCTCAGCGAGCTTGCAGGCAAATCTACCTGGACGACAGGATCCGTGCTCTTGATTTCCAAAGTGATGACGGAGCTTCCTTGAACGGAAGACAGCACTTTGTTCAATTTATCCGCATCCACGGCAACTCTCGTTACCGCTCTGCCGTCAGCGGTCGTTTCCCGGGTTACCTTCGCATCGTCAGCCGGGTCAAGTATTACGTTGGCGGAGGAGGAAGTCCCGTTCCCGTTATTGCCGTTAATTCCGTTAGTTCCGGTATTTCCGGGGTTAGCCGGATTTCCACCCGTCGAGCTTGAGCTTCTGCCGGAGCCGCTATCCTCCGTCCTGGCTGAAGCCTGGTTGGAGTAGGCGCTCTCTCCGGCAGCATTCACCGCGGTTACGACATAATAATACGTCGTATCCTTGGATAAACCCGTCACGGTGTAAATCGGACTCGTGACATTGGAGGCTATTTTCGCATACGGCCCGTTGTTGGCCCGGCTTTGGTACACGTTATAGGAAGCGGCGCCGGTCACTGCGCCCCAGTTTAAGCTTATTTGCCGGTTTCCTTTTACCGCCGTCAACCCGCTTGGGGATGCCGGAGCTTGCAGCGGCGCGGTCGGCGTCGCGCTCGCTTCAGCGGAATTCGCGCTTTCTCCCGCCTCATTCGCCGCTGTCACGACG
The window above is part of the Paenibacillus hamazuiensis genome. Proteins encoded here:
- a CDS encoding futalosine hydrolase — protein: MHSDSKKSTPAAGQDTDSQPAEKRVLIVTAVDAERDAVLRGLRGASGFDVVAGGVGPASAAASTASALAAGDYRLAISAGIAGGFAGRADIGSLVVASGIVAADLGAETPEGFRSVDELGFGSARCDVDAELAGRLTAALQAAGLPAVLGPVLTVSTATGTAATADELAARVPGAAAEAMEGYGVAVAARQRGVPLLEIRAISNRVGPRDRSAWRIGDALQALEAASKILAEVLT
- a CDS encoding M24 family metallopeptidase, giving the protein MEKAEFLERISRFQQKLQAKELSGFLVTQNVDIYYLTGSMQTGYLFVPAEGEPMFYVRRSVVRAEEEAAVAVRPVGSMRTWGERLKAQFPQLLAGGADGPQPIVATEYDVLPVQQFQRLQQLLPGVMWADGSMLIRETRMIKSAYELDRIREAARLIDEALEHALGVLREGMAEFELMSEIEYFIRRRGHLGLMRMRGYNQEIVTGMVGGGAAAAMPTYFDGPAGGQGLSPASPQSAGRRSFRRDEPILLDIGCCIDGYVIDQTRTAVIGELPEELARAYAVSERILRSAEERLRPGTVSESLYAAALEQAAEAGLSEHFMGYADDQVKFLGHGIGLEIDELPVLAKGFAYPLEPGMVIAIEPKFTFPGRGVVGIENSYAITPDGLEKLTLSREGVLRV
- a CDS encoding MBL fold metallo-hydrolase, translating into MTEKRRLSTNVPGDFYVNSACIDCDTCRQLAPGSFSEIGGYSAVTRQPESEDEVRRAFQALLACPTAAIGSERKEGLAAAMDDFPLRLHENVYYCGFTSAKSFGGSSYFIQRPEGNWLIDAPRWIPALVRKFEEMGGIDTIFLTHRDDIADAAQYAERFGAKRIIHEAERSAQPDAEHFVQGTDPIDWDGDFRIVPVPGHTKGHIVLLYRETYLFTGDHLAWDRHTQELEAFDDYCWYSWPEQTASMERLAGESFEWVLPGHGERVRLPRSEMAAAMERLVRRMKG
- a CDS encoding S-layer homology domain-containing protein → MSLSWNAVPGAASYNVKRSTTSGGAYTVIASQLNANGYTDTGVKNGTTYYYVVTAANEAGESANSAEASATPTAPLQAPASPSGLTAVKGNRQISLNWGAVTGAASYNVYQSRANNGPYAKIASNVTSPIYTVTGLSKDTTYYYVVTAVNAAGESAYSNQASARTEDSGSGRSSSSTGGNPANPGNTGTNGINGNNGNGTSSSANVILDPADDAKVTRETTADGRAVTRVAVDADKLNKVLSSVQGSSVITLEIKSTDPVVQVDLPASSLSGSAESAFAAKLQIKADGTAYILPVGLLKNLTKNGAVSLTISRVSGKAGEAIEAAARITGAVQLATPAQFSLTAGGEEVTDFGGVYVDRILTLHTPADDPDKVTAVWFGANGQLHFVPALVNGAEATIRSPHNSIYTVVRTGKTFEDLQGHWAKTEVELLAGKLIVNGTSDKLFSPDDRITRAEFAALLVRALGLADANGAAGEFKDVKRTDWFAGSTAAAVKAGLVSGFEDGTFRPDAGITREQMAAMIARAMKAGGKEVAADQAALGKFADRADIADWSRDAVAQALAAGVIQGTNENLFSAKADATRAQAAVMLKRMLQFMQFIN